A window of Pedococcus badiiscoriae genomic DNA:
GAGCGCGTCGAGGATGTCGTCGGCGGAGGCGTGCACGGGTATGCCGCGGGGCTGGACAGTCATCGGCGCGATCCTGTCATGCGCGACCGACGCCGGTCGTCACTGGACCAGCCGAGATTGCGACCCGCGGTCACTGCGAGTACGGGCGGGGTCCGGTGCGGGAGTCTGCGAGGTGAGCCATCATGGTCACAGAGATCACATGCCGACCCGGAAGATCAGCCGCCGGGTCGGTGTTGTCGACTACGAACCCCCGGTCCCCGTGACCGCCCCACCTGCGAAAGAGACGCATGAGCGCCAACGCCCTGAAGTCCCCTGCCCCCGGCTCCGTGACGATGTTCAGCACCTCGTGGTGCGGGTACTGCAACCGTCTCAAGGCACAGATGGGCCGCGAGGGCATCGCCTTCACCGAGGTGAACATCGAGGAGGTGCCCGAGGCCGTGAAGTTCGTGATGGACGCCAACGACGGCAACCAGACTGTCCCCACGCTGCTCTTCCCGGACGGCTCCTCGGCGACGAACCCGTCCATCCACGAGGTCAAGCGCAAGCTCGCGTCCTGACGCGCTGAGGCCTGACACGCTCGCGCCGGGCGCTGCCGGGTTCAGCCGGGCTAGCGAACTCAGGCGGGCTCAGGCCGGCGCCACGTCCGCGAGGTCGTGGCCCAGCCACCGCTCGATGATCCTGCGCGCGATCGACAGCCGCGTCGACGCACTCACCTGCCCGGTGGCGAGGATCTCGCGGTACTCGTCCTTGGTGAACCACCGGGCCTCCGCGATCTCCGACTCCTGGATCCGCAGGTCGCTGGCGGTCGCTCGTGCGGTGAACCCGACCATGATCGAGTTCGGGAACGGCCACGGCTGGTCCCCGAGGTACTCGACGTCGCGGACCTCCAGGCCCACCTCCTCGTGGACCTCGCGCGCGACCGCGGCAGCCAGGCTCTCTCCCGGTTCGAGGAAGCCCGCCAGCACCGAGAACCGCCCGGTCCCCCAGCCCGCGCCCCTGGCCAGCAGGATGCGGTCCTCGTCGTCGATGACCGACATGATCACCGCGACATCCGTCCGGGGGTAGTGCTCGCTGCCCTCCGCGTCGCACCGGCGCAGCCAGCCTCCCTGGTCGGGCGTGGTCGTGGCACCGCAGCGTGGACAGTGGGTGTGGGTGGCGTGCCAGTTCGCCAGTGCCAGGGCGGTGGCGAAGAGCGTCGCGTCGCGGTCGGACAGGTCCGCCCCGATCTGTCGCAGCGTGCGCCACTGCTCCCCCTCGTCCCCCGCCTCCTCGCCACCAGACCCGGACGACCCGGCCGACGCGGTCTGTCCGGACGGCGCGGCGGGTTCCACCACCGCGAGGTATGCCGTGCCCTCACCGTCCTGCCCCAGGTAGAGGACCAGCGCGGTGGAGTCCGTCTCCGTCGGCGGTCGCAACGCCAGCGCCGGCCCGTCCTGCCCAGCCCCGGCGACCACTGGGACCGTGTCGCCGCGCACGACCAGCACCCGGGTGGTGGGCTGCGCCAACAGCCGCGGCAGCAGGTCGGGTTCGGACCGCCGCAGCGCGTGACGATCCAGGCCGGGACGGGCGAGCGACAGATTCGGGAGAGTTTCGATCGGGAGGCCCACGCCTCCACCCTAGGCGCGCCCGCACGGCATACGGTGACGGTGTGGACCGCAGCCCCCTCTTCCTCGCCGCACTCGCCAGTGCCGCTGTGCCGGGCCTCGACCCCGCCAGCGTCGAGGCCCTCCCCGGTGCGCCCGAGCAGCAGTACGACGTGGCGTTCGTGCAGGACACCCAACACCGCCGCTGGGTCGTCCGGGTGCCACGCAGCCAGGCGGCCGCGGCCCAGATGGAGTCCACCTTCGGCCTGCTGACCCTGCTGGCCCGACGGTTGCCGTTCAGTGTGCCGACGCCCAAGGGTTTCGCGCCCCTGAAGGGGGGCGGCCGAGCCGCCATCTATCCGTACCTGCCGGGGCAGAACATCGACTTCGCCCAGCTGCCGGGCGGCCCGGGGCTCGCCGCCGAGCTCGGCCGGGCCATCGCCGCCCTCCACAACGCCGACCACGGGCTCTTCGACGAAGCCGGACTCCCGGCCTACGACGCGGACACGTACCGCACCCGTCGGCTCAGCGAGCTCGACCGGGCGGCCGCCACCGGACACGTCCCCACGGGGCTGCTCGCGCGGTGGGAGAAGCTCCTCGAGGACGTGACGCTGTGGCGGTTCGCTCCGACACCGACCCACGGTGACCTCACCGGAGACCAGGTCCTCGTGGTCTTCGACGACGAGGACGACGCGTCGACCGGCCGCGTGAAGGCGTTCACCGGCTGGGAGGATGCGAAGGTCGCCGACCCGGCCGACGACTTCTTCGCGCTGGTCACTCAAGCCCCACCGAGGGCTCTGGAGACGCTGATGGAGGCCTACGCGCACGCCCGCGCGGAGCGCCCTGACGTCCACCTGCTGACCCGCGCCAAGCTCTGCGCCCAGATGCGGACCCTGTCGCAGCTGATGTCGGCCGTGACCGGAGGCGACCGCCTGGAGGTCGAACGCCACGCCGCTGCCCTGCGCCGACTGGACGCTCGCGCGCACGCGGAGGAGGAAGAGGCCAACGACTACAGGCGGGCCGGTCTTGCTCCGGCACGGCCCAAGAGCCCGGTGCTCGTGCCGCCAGTGGTCGTCGAGGACGACGAAGACGACGAGGACGATGTCGAGGTCATGTTCGCTCGAACGGCCGGCGACCCTGACCCGTCCGGCAGCAGCGTCGACACGCTCGACGACGGCTTTGAGGTTGACGCGCTCGGCGCAGGCGACAAGGGCCACGGGTTCGACGAGGGCGACGGGTTCGACGAGGGCGATGACGACGACGGGCTCGATGAGGTCGACGAGGGCGGCCGGGAACGCTCCGCGTCGGACGCACACGACATCACGGCCGAGATCGACGTGACAGAGCTGCGAACCGCCGGGCGCCGCGACGAGGCCGTCACGGCCCCCGACCCCATCACGCCCATCGAGGGCGACGACCCCGGGCCCGAGTTCGAGCCCGGCTACAGCCCGCGACGGTAGAGCCGACCGGACGGTGGCGG
This region includes:
- a CDS encoding phosphotransferase yields the protein MDRSPLFLAALASAAVPGLDPASVEALPGAPEQQYDVAFVQDTQHRRWVVRVPRSQAAAAQMESTFGLLTLLARRLPFSVPTPKGFAPLKGGGRAAIYPYLPGQNIDFAQLPGGPGLAAELGRAIAALHNADHGLFDEAGLPAYDADTYRTRRLSELDRAAATGHVPTGLLARWEKLLEDVTLWRFAPTPTHGDLTGDQVLVVFDDEDDASTGRVKAFTGWEDAKVADPADDFFALVTQAPPRALETLMEAYAHARAERPDVHLLTRAKLCAQMRTLSQLMSAVTGGDRLEVERHAAALRRLDARAHAEEEEANDYRRAGLAPARPKSPVLVPPVVVEDDEDDEDDVEVMFARTAGDPDPSGSSVDTLDDGFEVDALGAGDKGHGFDEGDGFDEGDDDDGLDEVDEGGRERSASDAHDITAEIDVTELRTAGRRDEAVTAPDPITPIEGDDPGPEFEPGYSPRR
- the nudC gene encoding NAD(+) diphosphatase, which translates into the protein MGLPIETLPNLSLARPGLDRHALRRSEPDLLPRLLAQPTTRVLVVRGDTVPVVAGAGQDGPALALRPPTETDSTALVLYLGQDGEGTAYLAVVEPAAPSGQTASAGSSGSGGEEAGDEGEQWRTLRQIGADLSDRDATLFATALALANWHATHTHCPRCGATTTPDQGGWLRRCDAEGSEHYPRTDVAVIMSVIDDEDRILLARGAGWGTGRFSVLAGFLEPGESLAAAVAREVHEEVGLEVRDVEYLGDQPWPFPNSIMVGFTARATASDLRIQESEIAEARWFTKDEYREILATGQVSASTRLSIARRIIERWLGHDLADVAPA
- a CDS encoding glutaredoxin domain-containing protein, with translation MSANALKSPAPGSVTMFSTSWCGYCNRLKAQMGREGIAFTEVNIEEVPEAVKFVMDANDGNQTVPTLLFPDGSSATNPSIHEVKRKLAS